The genomic stretch cccgagcttggccttgctcggcttgtgctcaagacCCAAAATTCaagctcgagccgatctcgagcttacccgagccTGAAAAAAATGGGCTCGTtataaagcttgcgagctttaacgcgagctcgagccaaactcgagcccaaatcgagcctatataaatttttttatttttttgttccgATATTTTCAATAATAAGGTTCGAAAGTTATATgtaaaaatgtttggcaaatcaGCGAGACATTTGGTACGTGTGATACAAAGATGCAATCATGATagaatatttttataaaatattatcaatatcttatgtaatcacacaagttcgagccgctcgcgagcttttcgagtcgagccaACCTTTgttcggcttgactcgttaagctttCGAGCCGATCCCGAGCCCGAGCCGAGCtcgcacgagccgagctttgaccgagctttaaccgagccgatctcgagttgctcgcgagctgtctcgtctcattaacacccctacTTCTAAGGTAAAATTTACTATAAATAGAAATGATAACTATTGACTTATACGCCTACAAATGCAAAATGATACTATTGACCGGGGCAGAGGGAGTATTGTTTTAAGGTCTATTGCTCCGGCAGAAATTACTTCAATCCCAAGCAAGCTCTTAGAAGTTCTGCTAACCTTTAAGCCAAACAAAAATAGTAGTGAGCTCATCATACAATTTATCATAGAACAAAGAATCATTGAGCTTATGTTTCCTTAGACCCTTATGTGCCTCTCTTGAAACAATCTTGCCATCTTCATTGAACGCAATGACTTGATTACCATAATTATCGTCGCCTTCAAAAATCAGTTTCTCACGCACAGATGCTTCACAAGCTTTACGGATAGGCATAGTCGGCCATAACATCTTAGCAAACTTGACATGTGGTTTTCTAAGTTCAGAATCCAAAGGAACAAACACAACTTCCCAACCCTTAGCCTTTATTTTAGGGTAAAGCTTCATCATCAGGTCGCAAAGTTTACCTTTGTCACCTGATAATTGAAGCCAATCGAGGTATACAAGCAACTTCTTGCCCCGTAATGAAGATTGACGCACGTTGCGTTCTTTACCTTTACGGAACAGGCAAGTGCGGGCCTTAGTGGTACCTTTAAATAACGAGTCAGGGGTGAGTGACCTGAGAGCGGTGTATCTTTGTTCCAAGACTGCGGTTCTCGTAAACGGATATTCCGTTACTCCCAATTGTTCTACGATTCCCCTTCCCTCTAGCTCCCCCGGCTTGCCATTCGGTGGCAATACGATCATCCTATCTTGCTCAAGATGCAGGCTAAAAACTCGCCACAGTCTGCGCCAAATGTTGTTGTGTTTGGGAAATAGTAACCACGATGTTATATTTTCCCGCCTCAAATCCTCAATGAAATTTTCCTGGATTCTCTCAGTAAAGTCGAAAAGAGGTATCCATACCACAAGTATCTCAAGATCCAACTTTTTTTCTTTGCATTCCTTATAAAGGTCGATAAGTTCGTGAAGGAAACTTGTGTCAACGCACAGGTACATCACCACATGCCTCTTGCTGAGCTCTAAAACAGTTAATGATTCACGAGCTCCATCGACAGACCCAAACCTCGGAAGAGCGAGGGAGGGATCACAATGCAGGATATCCCTGTAGAGGGACAGTGGCTCCTGTAAGAGAGCATCCTGCATAACGGCTTCAGGAACATAACCTTGGATCTCTTTCTTATACAAGGGATCCAACCTGCACCTCAAGACATGATCTTGTATATTTACAGCCTCAATATCACTGTCACGATAAGGAAACCACTCAGGTCCCAATGTTAAAAAAAGGTCGGGAGCGTCACGGTAGTACAAAATCATTTCATCAGGATCGACCAAAACGAGGGAAAGCCTAGCGCAGTAGAAGTAATGGTTAAAGCCGATGAAGGAGCAGATATAGTGGCGGGTGTCCAAGTCAGAGAATGGTATAGCAAGGCAGGGCAATTCAGAAACAAACTCATCAAAAGCGGGCTTAGTAGAATTGGAATTGGCGACAAAGACCATCTCAAACTTGTCCCGAGATAAACTATTGTAAACATCCATGATGGCACGGAAGTAATGAATTCCAGTAAATAGATCAAAGGAGGCACAGCAAATGAGAAGGTGTTTTCGGAGGACGACATCGAAACCAACAGGCTCACCAGTAGAACAGCGAATCAATGAAGTAGTTTTACCATTATTAGACAAAAAGGGTACCACAGCCAAACGCATACCCACCACAGGATAATTAGTGTCATCAACAACTATATATTCGCCGCCATCAGGGTTACTATTTTCAGTCGCAACCGAAACATAATCAACCGGATTCCCCCGACAATTACTATTTTTATTTTCATTCGCAACCGCAACACTACAACTTTTCAAAGGAACATTTGGAATCCGCATTCTTATAATCAACCGGATTCCCACCACAGAATtggtaaataaataataaataaataaataaattgagCTAGTAATAAGTTACTGCAACAAACTAGATTAATAATCGATATTTT from Silene latifolia isolate original U9 population chromosome 5, ASM4854445v1, whole genome shotgun sequence encodes the following:
- the LOC141656995 gene encoding putative nucleoredoxin 1, which gives rise to MRIPNVPLKSCSVAVANENKNSNCRGNPVDYVSVATENSNPDGGEYIVVDDTNYPVVGMRLAVVPFLSNNGKTTSLIRCSTGEPVGFDVVLRKHLLICCASFDLFTGIHYFRAIMDVYNSLSRDKFEMVFVANSNSTKPAFDEFVSELPCLAIPFSDLDTRHYICSFIGFNHYFYCARLSLVLVDPDEMILYYRDAPDLFLTLGPEWFPYRDSDIEAVNIQDHVLRCRLDPLYKKEIQGYVPEAVMQDALLQEPLSLYRDILHCDPSLALPRFGSVDGARESLTVLELSKRHVVMYLCVDTSFLHELIDLYKECKEKKLDLEILVVWIPLFDFTERIQENFIEDLRRENITSWLLFPKHNNIWRRLWRVFSLHLEQDRMIVLPPNGKPGELEGRGIVEQLGVTEYPFTRTAVLEQRYTALRSLTPDSLFKGTTKARTCLFRKGKERNVRQSSLRGKKLLVYLDWLQLSGDKGKLCDLMMKLYPKIKAKGWEVVFVPLDSELRKPHVKFAKMLWPTMPIRKACEASVREKLIFEGDDNYGNQVIAFNEDGKIVSREAHKGLRKHKLNDSLFYDKLYDELTTIFVWLKG